TTTTTTAAGTCAATGAAAAATCTATATCATTTCCGGCAGGAAACAATGACGACCACACTGACTAAAATCTTATTCATGTTCATAGGACAATAGTACGTAAAAATTCAATGCCTGAAAAAATTATTTTAATCTAATTGCTCCGACTGTATAAATTTGAATGAAACCGTATTTCCCTCCCGTTTTTGCGATAAAACCGAAATTGACTTATCGGAGAGCTGAAGAATCCTTGGATATCCCCCAGTAGTCTGTCCATCCTTCATTAATATAATCAATTTTCCTGCAGGCGTCAATTGCACCGTTCCAGGCAAGGTAGCCGATGTTAAGATGCTATGGGAGTGTGTCTCGATGGTTTCCGACAACTGATAGGCCATTCTATTGTTTTCCTTGGAGATGGTGAATTCACGTGAAAATAAGGCTTCCAGCTGTCTGTCTGACAATACATCGTATTCCGGGGCCTTATGGACCTCCAGAACCGTTTCATCCAAATGGCTATCTACTTTGATTTCAGATATTTTAGGTGAAAAGTCTTTGTTTTCCTTATACGGAATCGTATCCCCATCCACAAACCGACCCTTTTTGGTAATAGGTTTATAAAAAGATTGGCTTCCCAGCACTACGGGTGCATTAAATCCACCTTTAACGGCAAGGTAGAACCTAAATCCCTTTTTCAATTTACCATAGGAGAGTATATCCCCTGCTTTAACCTTGTATACTTTATAATTCTGAACAGGTTCGTTGTTCAACGTTACAGTGATCAATGCACCTGCCAGTACAATAAAGGTGTCTTTCTCAAATTGTAAGGTTGGTCCGGTCATGGTAATTTCCAAAACAGCACTGTTCGGATCGTTTTCCAAAAGGGTATTTGCCTTGAATACTGAAAGTTGGTCCATGCATCCTGAAACCGGTACGCCCTTATTTCTATGGTGGAACCTACCCATGTCCTGTACACTGGTAAAAAATCCAGACTTTAATACCTTAAGCATTCAATACAACTTTTTCTGGTTTATAAATGCCCACCTCAGCTTCTATTTTATGTAATTCATGTTCTCCCTGGGAAACTTTTTCAAATTGGATTTTGTCACCAACACTTACAAAACAGGGGTTTTCCTTATTGGGATCAAAAAGTGACACAGGGCAATTTCCTATAATGTTCCATCCTCCAGGAGATTCCTGGGGATATATTCCAGTCTGTTGACCAGCAATACCAACAGATCCTTTCTCAACCTTCAATCTTGGGACTGCCTTTCTAGGAATTTCCAACTCTTTTGGAACTCCTCCTAGGTACATAAAACCCGGTAGAAAACCAATGCCATAAACCGTATATGTATTGCTGGTGTGGAGTTCTATAATTTCATCCGTCGACTTACCCAATCTCTTGGCAACCTCCTCCAGATCGATACCAAAGGAAAGATCATAGCTTACTGGAAGCTTCCACAACACCTTTTCCCTTTTGGGAGCTTCCTTTAATCTAGCATACCAATCCTTAATTTTAGGGCCAAAATCCTGAAAAT
This window of the Maribacter cobaltidurans genome carries:
- a CDS encoding 5-oxoprolinase subunit C family protein, coding for MLKVLKSGFFTSVQDMGRFHHRNKGVPVSGCMDQLSVFKANTLLENDPNSAVLEITMTGPTLQFEKDTFIVLAGALITVTLNNEPVQNYKVYKVKAGDILSYGKLKKGFRFYLAVKGGFNAPVVLGSQSFYKPITKKGRFVDGDTIPYKENKDFSPKISEIKVDSHLDETVLEVHKAPEYDVLSDRQLEALFSREFTISKENNRMAYQLSETIETHSHSILTSATLPGTVQLTPAGKLIILMKDGQTTGGYPRILQLSDKSISVLSQKREGNTVSFKFIQSEQLD
- the pxpB gene encoding 5-oxoprolinase subunit PxpB; translated protein: MSHPPITLKPYGNHSVLMEWPNEVSETILESILDFEHYLKEYCIKDPEWETVSAYNSLLLVNPTKEMDFQDFGPKIKDWYARLKEAPKREKVLWKLPVSYDLSFGIDLEEVAKRLGKSTDEIIELHTSNTYTVYGIGFLPGFMYLGGVPKELEIPRKAVPRLKVEKGSVGIAGQQTGIYPQESPGGWNIIGNCPVSLFDPNKENPCFVSVGDKIQFEKVSQGEHELHKIEAEVGIYKPEKVVLNA